Within Candidatus Obscuribacterales bacterium, the genomic segment TACGTGCACCTCTGCGCCCGCTCGCTGAAGGCGCAGATCAACAGATTGCTGACGCCATGCGTGAAGCCGGACTGGCCTGAGCCTTAAGGTGGGCTTGTCTAAGAGACAGTTATTACCTGGCGGTGGTGCCCCAGGGGGTATCACCGTCTGGCCAATCTCTCGCTCCTTCTTATAAAATATAAGCCTATCCAGGAGAAAAAGATGAATTGTGGCTCAAAGCAAAATCCAAGTACCGCCTCTTCATCAACAGCTGATAATCGCTCACGATTTTCACTTTCAGTTCCACAAATGCTTGCCCTCATGGGGCCTGCCTTCGTAGCTGGCGCCTGGAGGTTCGGACCTGGCGCCCTAACATCCGCTGTCCAAGCAGGTAGCCAATATGGATACGTCCTATTGTGGGTTATCTTGGTATCAGCAGTGCTCATGTTCGTCTTTAACGATATGGCAGTTCGGCTTGGGCTGGCAACCAACGAATCAGTAGTCGCTATAACAAAACGAAAACTCGGGCGCCCAGTCGGAGTATTAGCAGGGCTCGGTGTTTTTTCAATCACCTTGATGTTTGCGGTCGGTAATGCCGTAGGTTCTGGTCTTGCTCTCAGCCTACTCATAGGCGGTTCCGTTGTAGGCTGGACTCTCGCTTGTACCGTCGCTG encodes:
- a CDS encoding Nramp family divalent metal transporter; its protein translation is MGPAFVAGAWRFGPGALTSAVQAGSQYGYVLLWVILVSAVLMFVFNDMAVRLGLATNESVVAITKRKLGRPVGVLAGLGVFSITLMFAVGNAVGSGLALSLLIGGSVVGWTLACTVAVGLLIALRNTYKAMERLLVALIGLMSVGFLASTILSDPNWIAAAKGLVPSIPAEAGFLLIALIGTNFSINSAFYTGYAIHER